A genomic region of Bacillus solimangrovi contains the following coding sequences:
- a CDS encoding type 1 glutamine amidotransferase family protein: protein MQTTVYLYAFDTMADWEYGYLIAELNTGRYFKKDLAPLQVVTVGMNTEIVTTMGGLNIKPDISVNECNLKSDDLLILPGGDTWEEHIHQPILEKASEALKLGTIVAAICGATAGLANGGYLDCKKHTSNDLEYLKMVCPNYKGEKNYEIGPVVSDGNLITASGIAPLEFALEVLQKLDVFEPDSYHAWYNLNKTHQPEYFFELVNSIKR, encoded by the coding sequence ATGCAGACGACAGTTTATCTTTACGCATTTGATACAATGGCAGACTGGGAATATGGTTATTTAATTGCTGAACTAAATACAGGTCGATATTTCAAGAAAGATTTAGCACCTTTACAAGTAGTTACAGTAGGAATGAATACAGAAATTGTTACTACAATGGGAGGGCTGAACATCAAACCAGATATATCTGTTAATGAATGTAATCTTAAAAGTGATGATCTATTAATTTTACCTGGTGGAGATACGTGGGAAGAACATATTCATCAGCCTATCTTAGAAAAAGCTAGTGAAGCACTAAAGCTTGGTACAATTGTTGCTGCAATTTGTGGAGCAACTGCAGGTTTAGCGAATGGTGGATACCTAGATTGTAAAAAGCATACGAGCAATGACTTAGAATATTTGAAAATGGTCTGTCCTAATTATAAAGGCGAAAAAAATTACGAAATCGGACCTGTTGTATCTGATGGGAATTTAATTACTGCATCAGGAATTGCTCCTCTGGAATTTGCACTCGAAGTACTGCAAAAATTAGATGTCTTTGAACCAGATTCATATCATGCATGGTATAACCTTAATAAGACACACCAACCTGAATACTTCTTCGAGTTAGTGAATTCAATAAAAAGATAA